The following proteins are co-located in the Candidatus Zixiibacteriota bacterium genome:
- the aroC gene encoding chorismate synthase: protein MPRYLTAGESHGRGIIGLVESFPAGIPISLKKINEQLGRRQQGYGRGGRMKIEKDKVNILSGLRHGKTLGSPITLEISNKDWSNWKKIMDPMRSIGRNLSPMQKKRAYDVTAPRPGHIDLAGAIKYNQHDLRNVLERASARETAARVACGAIARQLLEYFDINIASHVISIGKAKISGKKIDFDLISGWSDASPVRCVDTVAEKKMIAVIKQAMKNRDTLGGVFEVRVCGLPTGLGNNAQWYQKIDSQLAATIMSIQSVKGVEIGKGFSNAGRFGSKVHDIIYYDSPDKHPKSKGFYRKTNRAGGIEGGLTNGSELIVRGACKPISTLMRPLDTVDIICKEAREAIVERSDICVVPAAAIVGEAMVAMVLADAFLDKFGGDNLAEIETNYESYLNTDF from the coding sequence ATGCCCCGTTATTTAACAGCCGGTGAATCCCATGGCCGGGGGATAATAGGATTGGTCGAATCGTTTCCGGCCGGTATACCGATATCATTAAAAAAGATTAATGAGCAATTAGGCCGCCGACAGCAAGGCTATGGTCGGGGCGGCCGGATGAAAATTGAAAAAGACAAGGTAAATATTCTTAGCGGTTTACGACATGGGAAAACGCTGGGATCGCCCATCACTCTCGAGATATCGAATAAGGATTGGTCGAATTGGAAAAAAATAATGGATCCAATGAGATCAATCGGCCGAAATCTTTCGCCAATGCAAAAGAAGCGGGCATATGATGTGACCGCTCCGCGTCCGGGGCATATTGATTTGGCCGGGGCGATTAAATACAATCAGCATGATCTCAGAAATGTTCTTGAGCGGGCCTCGGCGAGGGAAACCGCGGCGCGGGTGGCTTGCGGCGCGATCGCCCGACAGTTGCTTGAATATTTTGACATTAATATCGCGTCCCATGTTATTTCGATTGGTAAGGCAAAAATAAGCGGCAAAAAGATTGATTTTGATTTAATATCCGGCTGGTCGGACGCCTCACCGGTGAGATGCGTCGATACCGTCGCCGAGAAAAAAATGATCGCTGTGATTAAGCAGGCAATGAAAAATCGTGATACTCTGGGTGGAGTATTTGAGGTGAGAGTATGCGGTCTTCCGACCGGTTTGGGTAACAATGCCCAGTGGTATCAAAAAATAGACAGTCAATTAGCGGCAACGATAATGTCAATTCAATCGGTCAAAGGAGTGGAGATCGGCAAGGGATTTTCCAACGCAGGGAGATTCGGCTCGAAAGTACATGACATCATATATTATGATTCTCCGGACAAGCATCCAAAATCGAAAGGTTTTTATAGAAAGACAAATCGGGCTGGAGGAATTGAGGGGGGATTGACTAATGGAAGCGAGCTCATTGTTCGAGGAGCATGCAAGCCGATATCGACCCTGATGCGACCGCTTGATACGGTAGATATTATTTGCAAAGAAGCCAGAGAAGCGATTGTTGAGCGATCCGATATTTGTGTCGTCCCGGCCGCGGCGATTGTCGGCGAGGCTATGGTCGCGATGGTACTCGCCGATGCGTTTCTCGATAAGTTCGGGGGCGATAATCTGGCGGAAATTGAGACCAATTACGAGAGCTATTTAAACACCGATTTTTAA
- a CDS encoding HDOD domain-containing protein yields the protein MNELKYIDKIQRDDSLLSMPQSLSQMLTLVGSDDYSIEDLIKVVMNDPGLTSRILKMANSSFYGHRSEISTLHQAVMMLGATQIKCLVLSASVFQVQKLESDYNLDIKGMFTHFIGVALVSKNLADFLGHNQSEELFIAGLLHDIGQLFFIRHFPQDYMQVEERLSEFPSRFEAEQKILGIDHAAIGQMLAEKWGFPAILKDTIGGHHNSAPNIAENQTMQIIQLADLLHPYSSDDTPIKIEKRMASIGQLINLLNINHNDIETVTRNLPNEIITIADSFGIDIGDPSELLARANRELFNSFITIEHLFRERQDLSQRILIEERRAAVMETKNVAIATLSHYINNAAMAISGRAQLLKMLRDRERIIDKDDRLDNILEVVEKSLKKIMAVILELRDLTNLEEIEKYSESNAICIDDRVQSRLKELENSGEVLLPVQEAQPDK from the coding sequence ATGAACGAATTAAAATATATTGACAAGATTCAACGAGATGATTCTCTTCTTTCAATGCCGCAAAGTCTGTCCCAGATGCTCACGTTGGTAGGTTCGGATGATTATTCCATTGAAGATTTGATTAAAGTGGTTATGAATGATCCCGGTTTGACCAGTCGGATATTGAAGATGGCCAATTCTTCTTTTTATGGCCATCGCTCGGAAATATCAACGCTGCATCAGGCGGTAATGATGCTCGGGGCGACCCAGATAAAGTGCCTGGTATTGTCGGCTTCGGTATTCCAGGTACAGAAACTTGAATCGGATTATAATCTCGATATAAAGGGAATGTTTACTCATTTTATCGGAGTTGCCTTGGTAAGTAAAAACCTGGCTGATTTTCTGGGACACAATCAATCGGAGGAATTATTTATCGCCGGTTTATTGCATGATATCGGACAGCTATTCTTTATCCGTCATTTTCCACAAGATTATATGCAGGTTGAGGAAAGACTCTCTGAATTTCCATCACGTTTTGAGGCTGAGCAAAAAATTCTGGGAATCGATCATGCTGCAATCGGACAGATGCTGGCTGAAAAGTGGGGTTTTCCGGCAATACTGAAAGATACTATCGGTGGTCATCATAATTCGGCTCCGAATATCGCGGAAAACCAGACTATGCAGATTATACAACTGGCGGATTTACTGCATCCTTATTCAAGCGATGATACACCTATCAAGATTGAAAAGCGGATGGCATCAATAGGCCAATTGATTAACCTATTAAATATAAATCACAATGATATTGAGACAGTCACGAGAAATTTACCCAATGAAATTATCACCATTGCGGATAGTTTTGGAATCGATATCGGCGATCCCAGCGAGCTGTTGGCCCGGGCCAATCGAGAATTGTTTAACTCGTTTATTACCATTGAGCATTTATTCCGCGAGAGACAGGATTTATCACAACGCATCCTGATAGAGGAGCGACGGGCGGCGGTCATGGAGACCAAAAATGTCGCTATCGCGACATTGTCTCATTATATTAACAATGCTGCGATGGCTATCTCCGGTCGGGCGCAGTTATTGAAGATGCTCAGAGACCGAGAGAGAATAATTGACAAGGATGATCGTCTCGACAACATCCTTGAAGTCGTCGAGAAATCATTAAAAAAGATTATGGCCGTGATTCTTGAGCTTCGAGATTTGACAAATCTTGAAGAAATTGAGAAGTATTCGGAGTCCAACGCGATTTGTATTGATGACCGGGTTCAGTCTCGTCTGAAAGAGCTTGAAAACAGCGGCGAGGTTCTTTTACCCGTTCAGGAAGCGCAACCCGATAAATAA
- a CDS encoding response regulator — translation MTFEIIGSILFFALTLFALIFSSMKSSRIDRESFPNKARFFSGLIIWMMTSLLAILINWPGYSQWFIPVVYPILQISLIALFLLGFFLVLTTVNAFPIHLDIFRKESTGQVDRYLLLDNIRHIASQPYSMMEQFALVLKEIASYLVVKKGAVFLINRARGEMYLAAQIGLSKEEMHNLERFPLGQDIISRAASEQRSFISDDLVTSDSSSRRLILAGRKLTFSAAAIPMSARDQSLGTMLVLSNRAGFFEKSKRLLLTAAAEIIAREIESNRLIRENQKHKGRLEATRELLSQTFANVNHLAKSGNYQKQPSDICRFLVERFNLLACRVVMLSKGKIENLASHQVSAYKPEQSESYLIAVIESIRRGQMIILNQEARNPDGSVFINRSTLLCPFSLWKGGEYALLIDYSGGSLSVNESLLQEIETSISIISIALNIVELKNADSLSQTAVTSLINILEIKNDSGLDKIYNRFLKEIVRFLPKSAAAMVFVADNGRGYRVQAGYSEEMRELAFIPGEGPVGKAAATGDILEYNSANDIEIAWGELEPVNKDFLIKLCGERGVPKFQINIPVVVMDAVTAIVSIFDFNQSSLSVRKEKGLLLLSAQLLSIKLTTTEMDNQIFMSQNGSIKAGDSAVLNRINNYLATITGRAQLLSRKADIHGPTRYTAGEILKASESAAESIKRLQKSIIDKQNAPDGQADDLTLAIDEYLSPRHITANLYMFDDNRTLVLEKDIDKAARFAIGNDNLISLIESILKQFVNFIGDGEQVLLKSVTADDAFYFNIIRGSREYTRDFKPSDYDYGEPDVLPKEFISAEMIGKFINLNAQVSFDRFGRQPTYVSFKFPNRVDSSEIISTSSSDSNALTILAVDDQQMILDLLSGICQSLGFRLTAVKSPAEGMILIRSNKYDIVMVDLVMGDISGWDVAREVKKHSPSTPVVMMTGWGLNLTEEQTSRAGVDFTLAKPFKIEQLTEVISQARQKHNSY, via the coding sequence ATGACTTTTGAAATAATCGGCTCAATCCTGTTTTTCGCACTGACTCTTTTTGCCCTGATTTTCAGCTCTATGAAATCATCCCGTATTGACAGGGAGAGTTTTCCAAATAAAGCACGGTTCTTCAGCGGACTGATAATCTGGATGATGACGTCTCTTCTGGCGATCCTTATAAACTGGCCCGGTTATTCTCAATGGTTTATTCCGGTTGTATATCCGATCCTGCAAATATCTCTGATAGCCCTTTTCCTTTTGGGCTTTTTTCTGGTACTTACCACCGTCAATGCCTTTCCGATTCATCTTGACATCTTCCGTAAAGAATCTACCGGTCAAGTTGACAGGTATTTACTTCTGGATAATATAAGACATATTGCCTCGCAGCCATACTCCATGATGGAACAGTTCGCTCTCGTCCTAAAAGAAATAGCGAGTTATCTGGTTGTCAAAAAGGGCGCTGTTTTTCTGATTAATCGTGCTCGCGGGGAAATGTATTTGGCGGCTCAAATCGGTTTGAGCAAAGAGGAAATGCATAATCTGGAGCGATTTCCTCTGGGGCAGGATATAATTTCTCGCGCGGCATCTGAGCAACGATCTTTCATCTCTGATGATTTGGTGACTTCAGACTCATCAAGCCGCAGATTGATCCTGGCGGGTCGGAAACTGACCTTTTCGGCGGCGGCGATTCCTATGAGTGCCCGGGATCAGTCGCTGGGGACCATGTTGGTTTTGTCAAACCGGGCCGGATTTTTTGAAAAATCGAAGCGTTTGCTGTTAACCGCGGCGGCCGAAATCATCGCCCGGGAAATCGAATCAAACCGGCTTATTCGAGAAAATCAGAAACATAAAGGACGACTTGAAGCAACACGAGAGTTGCTTTCTCAGACTTTCGCCAATGTGAACCATCTGGCAAAATCCGGAAACTATCAAAAACAACCTTCCGATATCTGTAGGTTTTTGGTGGAAAGATTTAATCTTCTGGCCTGTCGGGTAGTAATGCTATCAAAAGGTAAAATTGAAAATCTGGCGAGTCATCAGGTATCGGCATACAAACCCGAGCAAAGTGAATCGTATCTGATCGCGGTTATCGAATCTATCAGGCGCGGTCAGATGATAATCCTTAATCAGGAGGCCAGAAATCCCGATGGTTCGGTTTTTATAAATCGGAGTACATTGCTTTGCCCGTTTAGTCTCTGGAAAGGGGGCGAGTATGCCCTGTTGATCGACTATTCGGGAGGCAGCCTATCGGTAAATGAATCATTACTTCAGGAGATCGAGACTTCGATAAGCATTATTTCAATCGCATTAAATATTGTTGAGTTAAAAAACGCCGATAGTTTGAGTCAGACGGCGGTCACATCCCTTATCAATATTCTCGAAATTAAAAATGATTCGGGATTGGATAAGATTTACAATAGATTCTTGAAGGAAATTGTTCGGTTCCTGCCCAAATCGGCGGCAGCCATGGTATTTGTTGCCGATAACGGTCGAGGGTATCGGGTTCAGGCCGGCTATAGCGAAGAAATGAGGGAATTGGCTTTTATCCCCGGTGAAGGCCCGGTGGGTAAGGCGGCAGCGACAGGCGATATTCTTGAATACAATTCCGCTAACGATATCGAAATTGCCTGGGGTGAATTGGAGCCGGTTAATAAAGATTTTTTGATTAAGCTCTGCGGGGAGAGGGGCGTTCCGAAATTTCAGATAAATATTCCGGTCGTGGTAATGGACGCGGTTACCGCAATAGTATCTATTTTTGATTTTAATCAGTCATCGTTATCTGTGCGCAAGGAAAAAGGACTCCTGTTATTATCGGCTCAATTGCTATCAATAAAACTAACCACGACGGAAATGGATAATCAGATTTTCATGAGCCAGAATGGTTCCATCAAAGCCGGCGACAGCGCCGTCTTAAATAGAATAAATAATTACCTGGCGACGATTACCGGTCGGGCCCAATTGTTGTCACGTAAGGCCGATATTCACGGGCCGACACGCTACACGGCCGGTGAAATATTGAAAGCCTCCGAATCGGCCGCAGAATCGATCAAAAGGCTGCAAAAATCTATAATCGACAAGCAGAATGCCCCTGATGGGCAAGCCGATGATTTAACTTTGGCGATTGATGAATATCTAAGTCCTCGGCACATTACGGCGAATCTATATATGTTCGATGATAATCGTACCCTGGTACTTGAGAAAGATATTGACAAGGCGGCGAGATTCGCCATTGGCAACGATAACCTGATTTCATTAATTGAAAGCATATTGAAGCAATTCGTCAATTTCATCGGGGACGGGGAACAGGTCTTACTTAAATCGGTAACCGCTGATGACGCCTTTTATTTTAATATTATTCGTGGGTCGAGGGAATATACTAGAGATTTTAAACCTTCTGATTATGATTATGGCGAACCGGATGTATTGCCCAAAGAATTTATTTCCGCTGAAATGATCGGCAAATTTATAAATCTTAACGCTCAGGTCTCCTTTGATCGATTCGGCCGCCAGCCTACTTATGTTTCATTTAAGTTTCCGAATCGAGTTGATTCGAGTGAGATAATTTCGACGTCTTCAAGTGACAGCAATGCTCTGACTATTCTTGCTGTCGATGATCAGCAAATGATCCTGGATTTATTATCCGGAATTTGTCAATCGCTGGGGTTTCGCCTGACGGCAGTAAAATCTCCTGCGGAAGGGATGATCCTTATCCGCAGCAATAAATATGATATCGTCATGGTCGATCTGGTAATGGGGGATATATCGGGCTGGGATGTAGCCCGGGAAGTTAAAAAGCACTCCCCTTCGACTCCGGTTGTAATGATGACGGGCTGGGGCTTAAACCTTACTGAAGAGCAGACCAGTCGGGCCGGTGTTGATTTTACGCTGGCTAAGCCGTTTAAAATCGAACAACTTACCGAAGTCATCAGTCAAGCCCGCCAAAAGCATAATTCCTACTAA
- the miaB gene encoding tRNA (N6-isopentenyl adenosine(37)-C2)-methylthiotransferase MiaB encodes MQKTYYLHSYGCQMNLADSGILSAAMDDAGFVSVSNPEEAGVIIINTCSVREKAEERALGRLTELARIKKTGDSRICAVGCMAQRMGEKILERIPKIDFILGTERLFDLPRLLNKESIEPVVDTRMTKNLDWAEFSPAPDNSYSAHVTISRGCDNYCAYCIVPYLRGPERHREPGAIIDDINDLYGRGIVEITLVGQNVNSYNSAHLKFPGLLKKVVAETDINRIRFITSHPKDLSDDLIDLFSSEPKLMGHFHLPLQSGSDRILEMMFRKYDYTRYLSLIHQLRQARPNIAITTDLIVGFPTETEDEFGMTLEAVRDIRFDAAFMFRYSVRDGTWAAKNLKNDVPEEVKLRRLQELIELQKEISYQVNQKEIGRISSVLIDGTSRRDASVWKGKTEGNKTILLKSPEDLLGKVVNSRINRADSWTLHGELAA; translated from the coding sequence ATGCAGAAGACTTACTACTTACATAGCTATGGATGTCAGATGAACCTCGCCGATTCGGGAATTTTATCAGCGGCGATGGATGATGCCGGATTCGTTTCGGTTTCTAATCCCGAGGAAGCGGGCGTGATTATTATTAATACCTGCTCGGTCAGGGAGAAGGCTGAAGAACGAGCTCTGGGGCGATTGACGGAACTGGCGCGAATCAAGAAAACTGGCGATAGCCGTATATGCGCCGTTGGATGTATGGCTCAGAGAATGGGCGAGAAAATTCTTGAACGTATTCCCAAGATAGATTTTATCCTGGGGACGGAACGCTTATTTGATTTGCCCCGACTACTGAATAAAGAATCGATAGAACCTGTAGTCGATACCCGCATGACTAAAAATTTGGACTGGGCAGAATTTTCTCCGGCGCCTGACAACTCATATTCAGCCCATGTTACGATATCACGCGGATGTGATAATTACTGCGCCTACTGCATTGTTCCCTACTTGAGAGGCCCGGAACGTCACCGGGAGCCGGGCGCGATTATTGATGATATTAACGATTTATATGGCAGAGGTATTGTGGAAATCACGCTGGTGGGACAGAACGTTAATTCATATAATTCGGCACACTTGAAGTTTCCGGGATTGTTGAAGAAGGTAGTTGCCGAAACTGATATCAATCGAATCCGTTTTATTACTTCGCATCCCAAAGACCTCTCGGATGATTTAATTGACCTGTTCTCGAGCGAACCGAAGCTTATGGGTCATTTTCATTTGCCTCTTCAGAGCGGGTCGGATAGAATTCTTGAGATGATGTTTCGCAAATATGATTACACCCGTTATCTGAGTTTAATTCACCAATTGCGACAGGCCCGTCCCAATATCGCGATAACGACCGATTTAATAGTCGGATTTCCAACCGAGACTGAAGATGAATTTGGGATGACACTTGAGGCGGTGCGCGACATTCGTTTTGACGCGGCGTTTATGTTCAGGTATTCGGTTCGCGATGGGACCTGGGCTGCCAAGAACCTGAAAAACGATGTTCCCGAAGAAGTGAAGTTGAGACGATTACAAGAGTTGATTGAGTTACAAAAAGAAATTTCCTATCAAGTCAATCAAAAAGAAATCGGTCGGATTAGTTCGGTTTTGATTGACGGGACAAGCCGCCGCGATGCTTCGGTGTGGAAGGGTAAGACCGAAGGGAATAAAACGATATTGTTGAAAAGCCCGGAAGATTTGCTGGGGAAAGTTGTTAATTCCCGTATTAATCGGGCCGACAGTTGGACGTTGCATGGGGAGTTGGCGGCATGA